In Alicyclobacillus macrosporangiidus CPP55, a single window of DNA contains:
- the rplU gene encoding 50S ribosomal protein L21, translating into MYAIVETGGKQYKVSEGDVIVVEKLDAEVGSTVQLDRVYLIGGEDGVRVGTPTVSGASVSAKVMEHGRGEKIVVFKYKPKKNYHKKQGHRQPYTKLQIEAIQA; encoded by the coding sequence ATGTACGCCATCGTCGAGACGGGCGGCAAGCAGTACAAGGTTTCGGAGGGCGACGTCATCGTCGTCGAGAAGCTGGACGCGGAGGTCGGCAGCACCGTTCAGCTGGACAGGGTGTATCTCATCGGCGGGGAGGACGGCGTGCGCGTGGGCACTCCGACAGTGTCCGGAGCTTCCGTTTCCGCAAAGGTGATGGAGCACGGCCGCGGCGAGAAGATCGTCGTGTTCAAGTACAAGCCGAAGAAGAACTATCACAAGAAGCAGGGTCACCGCCAGCCGTACACCAAGCTGCAAATCGAAGCCATCCAGGCGTAA
- a CDS encoding type II secretion system F family protein: MRPGGTGGVPGTAWGELVRTRRWQQAVARCRQAARRARDRRQVLRRLPDLFDRWAELSAAGLPFGRVFHVLRLSAPRPVERAYLDALAEALEAGQPLAGVWSDRLPPLLRVLFAAGETSGQLEQVLIAWSQQTRRQRRWRNELGRSAAYPAALLVAVALLCAFVQVDLLPTLTHLFEGLGVAPPPGVAWVHRALVWGPGFVAAGMAGLAAGAMGVWRLRGRLPVRWRAWAYRMPGAEWIPLWRTQTACQLMGLLLRAGVPLAEALECLAASAGPRWLRTAAGAMRLRVLEGRPLAEALSGEWDPLFTEFVMLAEQTGDLAHALHQVADLTQRRLTARVESALRILSPVLLLGMAAMVAGVMWSVFVPMYDLMDQVSGHL, translated from the coding sequence ATGCGACCCGGCGGCACCGGCGGCGTTCCAGGAACGGCGTGGGGCGAGCTCGTGCGCACCCGCCGGTGGCAGCAGGCCGTGGCACGATGCCGGCAGGCGGCTCGGCGTGCGCGTGATCGTCGGCAGGTGTTGCGTCGTTTGCCCGACCTGTTCGACCGTTGGGCGGAGCTGTCTGCAGCGGGGCTGCCTTTCGGGCGTGTGTTCCACGTGTTGCGCCTGTCCGCACCAAGGCCGGTGGAACGGGCATACTTGGACGCGCTGGCGGAGGCCCTCGAGGCGGGGCAGCCGCTTGCCGGGGTGTGGTCGGACCGGCTTCCGCCGCTGCTCAGGGTGTTGTTTGCCGCGGGAGAGACGAGCGGCCAGCTGGAACAGGTGCTGATCGCGTGGAGCCAGCAGACGCGCCGGCAACGCCGATGGCGCAATGAGCTCGGGCGGTCCGCCGCCTATCCAGCCGCCTTGCTCGTCGCGGTGGCGCTGTTGTGTGCGTTCGTCCAGGTCGATCTGTTGCCGACCTTGACCCATCTGTTTGAAGGACTCGGGGTCGCGCCGCCGCCGGGAGTGGCCTGGGTACACCGCGCCCTGGTGTGGGGCCCGGGCTTCGTTGCGGCGGGCATGGCAGGGTTGGCGGCTGGGGCCATGGGCGTGTGGCGACTCCGCGGCCGACTGCCTGTGCGGTGGCGGGCGTGGGCATACCGAATGCCTGGGGCGGAATGGATCCCGTTGTGGCGGACCCAGACCGCCTGTCAGCTCATGGGGTTGTTGTTGCGCGCAGGCGTTCCGCTGGCCGAAGCTCTGGAATGCTTGGCCGCATCGGCGGGCCCCCGCTGGCTGCGAACGGCGGCCGGCGCGATGCGGCTGCGGGTCCTGGAAGGCCGACCCTTGGCAGAGGCGCTCTCCGGGGAATGGGACCCGCTGTTCACCGAATTTGTCATGTTGGCAGAACAGACTGGCGATTTGGCGCACGCGCTGCACCAGGTGGCGGACCTCACGCAGAGGCGTCTGACCGCCCGGGTGGAATCGGCGCTCCGAATTCTCTCCCCGGTGCTCCTGCTCGGCATGGCCGCCATGGTGGCCGGGGTGATGTGGTCAGTGTTCGTCCCCATGTACGACCTGATGGACCAGGTGTCCGGCCACCTGTGA
- a CDS encoding Spo0B domain-containing protein, producing MDEQECLAALRAHRHEVMNALQVVKGYLQLKRIDRAQRALDRLSDRLADLSRLQGAVASEEADILWCAIALGRVRIQRWPTGICRTVVQVRAVCALLQALESCAAACGFDEVRVSAGGEDRGLLWLRIEPVNGPAGAPERQGELDWWHTVQQETAGLGVRWDPPEDGARVVRLYG from the coding sequence GTGGATGAACAGGAATGCCTTGCTGCTCTCCGGGCCCATCGGCACGAGGTGATGAATGCGCTTCAGGTGGTCAAGGGCTATCTGCAGCTGAAACGGATCGATCGCGCCCAGCGCGCCCTCGACCGGCTGTCGGATCGGCTCGCCGACCTCTCGCGCCTGCAGGGGGCCGTCGCTTCTGAGGAGGCGGACATCCTCTGGTGCGCGATCGCGCTCGGCCGCGTGCGCATCCAGCGCTGGCCGACCGGGATCTGCCGGACGGTGGTGCAGGTGCGCGCCGTGTGCGCATTGCTGCAGGCGCTCGAATCCTGCGCGGCGGCCTGCGGGTTCGACGAGGTCAGGGTATCGGCCGGAGGAGAAGACCGAGGTCTCCTATGGCTGCGGATCGAGCCGGTGAACGGACCGGCAGGCGCGCCGGAAAGACAAGGGGAACTGGATTGGTGGCACACTGTACAGCAGGAGACGGCCGGCCTGGGTGTGCGGTGGGACCCACCTGAAGACGGGGCACGTGTGGTGCGCCTCTACGGCTGA
- a CDS encoding pilus assembly FimT family protein: MLELTLTLAITALGFAIAWPRLVAGTMDARLLHTSEDLVWQMRVAQAVAQAQSETSEVDLNKYVGVYHVFWGPTLVRVGQFDTGVQYRDGYLQMQTGRVSYNAGGDSQTAGVIRLQAGAREQDIHLYLGSGLQWLEDPA; this comes from the coding sequence TTGCTCGAGTTGACGCTCACCCTGGCCATCACCGCTTTGGGATTCGCCATCGCGTGGCCCCGGCTCGTCGCCGGGACGATGGATGCCCGTCTGCTGCACACGTCGGAGGACCTGGTGTGGCAGATGCGCGTGGCTCAGGCGGTCGCCCAAGCCCAGTCGGAGACGTCGGAAGTCGATCTGAACAAATACGTCGGGGTGTATCACGTCTTCTGGGGACCGACTCTGGTGCGGGTCGGCCAGTTCGACACCGGTGTGCAGTACCGGGACGGATATTTGCAGATGCAGACGGGGCGCGTGTCCTACAACGCGGGCGGCGACAGCCAGACGGCCGGGGTCATCCGGCTTCAAGCTGGTGCTCGGGAGCAAGACATTCATCTGTACCTGGGATCCGGGTTGCAGTGGCTGGAGGACCCGGCATGA
- a CDS encoding YqhG family protein — translation MTVETPRQPSSRLPAQAGSAVQMALPLRTAEERMRFCDAYFAAVGAPVVYEAPFYREYQLPRDVDKELTDRPYYWLWVEKTQKDVPPTVLRLAFEETALERENERLRQQALRDAEHQGLTELQRRFFRPPTAEWINLGCFRLDKIFQSLDRRGQFACVAPRHLPPNAVRVPWLMLNLLVSFRCDLTQQEFWSIGVCLVNGQVVERFLPALERLDMVPLDKPAEAFLSGTLSLEQAWQRVARHVERRLAERPHDWADAATRRWLDEREQVRTYYRSILPDVPDQERTLVAAEQARKERELEARMRPRIEVELRQVALVILAERPTSARPRPSQEALK, via the coding sequence ATGACGGTCGAGACGCCCCGCCAGCCTTCGTCGCGGCTCCCGGCTCAAGCCGGGTCGGCCGTGCAGATGGCACTGCCCCTGCGCACTGCGGAGGAACGGATGCGGTTTTGCGACGCGTATTTTGCCGCCGTGGGGGCACCCGTGGTGTACGAGGCACCGTTCTACCGGGAATACCAACTGCCCCGTGATGTCGACAAAGAGCTGACCGACCGGCCCTACTACTGGCTGTGGGTCGAGAAAACCCAGAAAGACGTGCCGCCCACCGTGCTCCGCCTCGCCTTCGAGGAAACCGCCCTCGAACGCGAGAACGAACGCCTGCGGCAGCAAGCCCTGCGCGACGCCGAGCACCAGGGGCTCACTGAGCTGCAGCGGCGATTTTTCCGCCCGCCCACCGCGGAATGGATCAACCTCGGTTGCTTCCGCCTGGACAAGATATTTCAGTCCCTGGATCGCCGCGGGCAATTCGCCTGTGTGGCCCCCCGCCATCTGCCACCCAATGCGGTCAGGGTCCCCTGGTTGATGCTGAATCTCCTGGTCTCCTTTCGCTGCGACCTGACGCAACAGGAGTTCTGGTCCATCGGGGTGTGTCTCGTCAACGGTCAGGTGGTGGAACGTTTTCTGCCAGCGCTGGAACGCCTGGACATGGTGCCGCTGGACAAGCCCGCCGAGGCATTTCTGTCAGGCACCCTCTCGCTCGAACAAGCCTGGCAGCGCGTTGCGCGCCATGTCGAGCGTCGGCTCGCCGAGCGGCCCCATGACTGGGCCGACGCGGCCACGCGCCGGTGGCTCGACGAGCGGGAACAGGTGCGCACCTATTACCGGAGCATCCTGCCGGATGTACCGGACCAAGAACGCACGCTGGTCGCCGCGGAGCAAGCCCGCAAGGAGCGGGAATTGGAGGCACGGATGAGGCCCAGGATCGAGGTTGAGCTGCGGCAGGTGGCCTTGGTCATCCTGGCCGAACGGCCCACCTCGGCCCGTCCCAGGCCGTCTCAAGAAGCGCTCAAGTGA
- a CDS encoding shikimate kinase, translating into MARVALVGMMGSGKSTVGRSLAGRLGYPFVDLDAAVEAESGIPIPQLFATGGEEAFRALEERVLRGLTDAYQDVVLATGGGVVVTPGCRDLLRARWRTVWLSAGVDTLVERLQPEMQTRPMLQTGEPLAARVRALIAARQAWYESVAEWTVCVDGRSVDEIAGELAARFAGTSADAQDAGR; encoded by the coding sequence ATGGCGCGCGTCGCGCTGGTCGGCATGATGGGCAGCGGAAAGAGTACCGTGGGCCGGTCGTTGGCTGGACGGCTCGGCTATCCATTCGTCGATCTCGATGCCGCAGTCGAGGCAGAATCGGGCATCCCGATCCCCCAGCTATTCGCGACGGGCGGTGAAGAGGCATTTCGAGCGTTGGAGGAGCGGGTCCTTCGGGGACTGACCGACGCATATCAGGATGTGGTGTTGGCAACCGGGGGAGGCGTGGTCGTCACCCCGGGCTGCCGTGACCTCCTCCGGGCCCGGTGGAGAACGGTGTGGCTGTCCGCTGGCGTGGACACCTTGGTGGAACGGCTGCAGCCGGAGATGCAGACGAGACCCATGCTCCAGACCGGCGAACCGCTCGCCGCACGGGTGCGTGCGTTGATCGCCGCGCGTCAGGCGTGGTATGAATCGGTGGCAGAGTGGACCGTCTGTGTCGACGGGCGGAGCGTGGACGAGATCGCCGGGGAACTGGCGGCCCGATTCGCCGGCACCTCGGCGGATGCGCAGGACGCGGGGAGGTGA
- the rpmA gene encoding 50S ribosomal protein L27, which translates to MLKFDLQRFAHKKGVSSTRNGRDSESKRLGVKRADGQLVTAGSILVRQRGTKIHPGKNVGLGKDDTLFALIEGRVKFERFGRNRKRVSVYPVDQAAEATVAAEA; encoded by the coding sequence ATGTTGAAGTTCGACCTGCAACGGTTTGCCCACAAGAAGGGCGTCTCCAGCACGCGCAACGGCCGCGACAGCGAATCGAAGCGGCTTGGCGTCAAGCGGGCGGACGGCCAGCTGGTCACCGCCGGCTCCATCCTCGTACGGCAGCGCGGCACCAAGATCCACCCGGGCAAGAATGTCGGCCTGGGCAAAGACGACACCCTTTTCGCCCTGATTGAGGGCCGCGTCAAGTTCGAGCGGTTCGGCCGCAACCGCAAGCGCGTCAGCGTGTATCCGGTGGATCAGGCGGCGGAGGCCACGGTCGCGGCCGAAGCGTGA
- a CDS encoding GspE/PulE family protein, translating to MEEWSTAVLLQQILDDAVEHRCSDVHLFPHREGIRVQMRRDGRLYPYAELPAQAAGIIRKVKALARMDVAETRIPQDGSFHWDAKTTACDVRVATLPTIHGETVVLRLFPAKRTCWTFEDLGMPGDQVQEVTRLLQADHGMILVAGGTGTGKTTTLYTMMWHLSNAGKRVVSIEDPVEMAVDNCHQVEVRERVGMTFSAGVRAVLRNDPDVIMVGEIRDEATSQAAVRAALSGHLVLSTTHARDWIGAAIRLAELGVPRSVVGEVLHAVIVQERTPLARLADVHRAEWDRTGEWQAKFEVHRIHPEAAVWIASDAPWPEVRRRLELEARMSRRERA from the coding sequence GTGGAGGAATGGTCCACCGCTGTTTTGTTGCAACAGATCCTCGACGACGCGGTCGAGCATCGGTGTTCGGACGTGCACCTGTTTCCGCACCGAGAGGGCATTCGCGTGCAGATGCGCCGGGACGGGCGGTTGTACCCGTACGCGGAATTACCCGCCCAGGCGGCGGGCATCATCCGCAAGGTCAAGGCGCTGGCTCGGATGGACGTCGCGGAGACGCGGATTCCGCAAGACGGCTCCTTCCACTGGGACGCAAAGACCACGGCGTGTGACGTTCGGGTCGCGACGCTGCCGACCATTCATGGTGAGACTGTGGTCCTGCGGTTGTTCCCGGCGAAGAGAACCTGTTGGACGTTTGAGGACCTCGGCATGCCTGGGGACCAAGTGCAGGAGGTCACCCGCCTGCTGCAGGCGGACCACGGGATGATCCTCGTCGCGGGCGGGACGGGCACGGGGAAGACCACGACCTTGTACACGATGATGTGGCACCTGTCCAATGCGGGCAAGCGCGTCGTCAGCATCGAGGACCCGGTGGAGATGGCGGTCGACAACTGCCACCAGGTGGAGGTACGGGAGCGGGTGGGGATGACGTTCAGTGCCGGCGTGCGCGCGGTATTGCGCAACGATCCGGACGTGATCATGGTGGGGGAGATCCGGGACGAAGCCACGTCCCAGGCAGCGGTTCGGGCAGCCCTCAGCGGCCATCTCGTCCTGTCGACCACCCATGCCCGGGACTGGATTGGTGCGGCGATCCGGCTGGCCGAGTTGGGGGTGCCGAGGTCGGTGGTGGGCGAGGTACTGCACGCGGTCATCGTCCAAGAACGGACGCCGTTGGCCCGTCTGGCCGACGTCCACCGGGCGGAGTGGGATCGGACTGGCGAGTGGCAGGCGAAGTTTGAAGTGCACCGAATCCACCCCGAGGCGGCGGTGTGGATCGCGTCGGACGCGCCATGGCCCGAGGTCCGCCGCAGGCTTGAGTTGGAGGCGCGCATGTCGCGCCGGGAACGGGCGTGA
- a CDS encoding Mov34/MPN/PAD-1 family protein has product MSLSTDPPPWWTPALASEATRRVAEALPAETGGLFFQNPEGSVALFAPPVLADEVTFAADPAEVVRFAYSCRAQGNRVLGSFHSHPNGRETLSCRDHPMLAWGEWHALFVPAGSAWRIRFWRRQTGISPLEKSR; this is encoded by the coding sequence TTGAGTTTGTCGACTGACCCGCCGCCGTGGTGGACACCGGCCTTGGCGTCCGAAGCGACGCGGCGGGTTGCGGAGGCGCTGCCTGCGGAAACCGGGGGATTGTTCTTTCAGAACCCGGAGGGATCCGTGGCCTTATTCGCCCCGCCGGTACTGGCGGATGAGGTGACCTTCGCGGCCGATCCGGCGGAGGTTGTGCGCTTTGCGTATTCCTGCAGGGCCCAGGGGAACCGCGTGCTCGGCTCCTTTCACTCGCATCCGAACGGGCGCGAGACGCTGTCCTGCCGCGATCATCCGATGCTGGCATGGGGAGAGTGGCATGCGCTGTTCGTGCCCGCGGGCAGCGCATGGCGGATCCGGTTCTGGCGCCGGCAGACGGGGATTTCACCCCTGGAGAAATCCAGATGA
- a CDS encoding competence type IV pilus major pilin ComGC — protein MRKCIGLLCRPRHRWTDNGAGGQAGFTLLEMVVAVFVLAVMMSVVAPHVLGVGKRAESVACEQNQRDIRAALDEYQLIYHKYPTGNTDEQLQALVDAQLLDSVPREPAGGHYTLDTTGNEAVVNCDVHGVLGNS, from the coding sequence ATGAGGAAGTGTATTGGGTTGCTGTGCCGTCCGCGCCATCGATGGACGGACAACGGGGCAGGCGGGCAGGCAGGGTTTACCCTGTTGGAAATGGTGGTGGCTGTGTTCGTGTTGGCCGTGATGATGAGCGTCGTTGCACCGCACGTGCTGGGCGTGGGCAAGCGGGCGGAGTCGGTGGCCTGCGAACAGAACCAGCGTGACATCCGGGCCGCCCTCGACGAGTATCAGCTGATCTACCACAAGTACCCGACGGGAAACACCGACGAACAGCTGCAGGCGCTGGTGGACGCACAGCTCCTCGATTCTGTTCCGCGGGAGCCCGCGGGCGGCCACTATACCTTGGATACGACGGGGAACGAGGCGGTGGTGAACTGTGATGTGCACGGGGTGCTCGGGAACTCCTGA
- the zapE gene encoding AFG1/ZapE family ATPase, translating to MQHIQNILPKVWPNRRDDEYGPSYFRAAIPQLAEWRVPDEVILRHRALLLEYIRQAKICAACTGYAQCGKEGDMKGFTETLERYGPQLTVRVQRCQPYLEDLTRRRVERWASISGSLPQDREYRLDNFPVEQRRKYPRLWAFAKEFAETFEPGKSADGLYIFGPPGVGKTHLMLAVFNRLQERGVPCLVVRSDSIFDRMRHIIADNGDLEPLLEAYATVPVLGIDEFAQERANEFTLEKLFRVINHRFHSKLPTWFTSNYAPPNIYRRGGQDLHDSVSPLRSRILQMTKMARMDGEDARQRGLESLT from the coding sequence GTGCAGCATATCCAGAACATCCTGCCGAAAGTCTGGCCCAACCGCCGCGACGACGAGTACGGCCCGTCGTACTTTCGGGCGGCTATCCCGCAGTTGGCCGAGTGGCGAGTGCCGGACGAGGTCATTCTGCGCCACCGGGCGCTTCTGCTCGAATACATCCGCCAGGCGAAGATCTGTGCGGCGTGCACCGGGTACGCCCAGTGCGGGAAAGAGGGGGATATGAAGGGATTCACGGAGACATTGGAGCGGTACGGCCCCCAGTTGACGGTGCGCGTGCAGCGGTGTCAGCCGTATCTCGAGGACCTGACGAGGCGCCGGGTGGAGCGCTGGGCGTCGATCTCCGGGAGCTTGCCGCAGGACCGCGAGTACCGCTTGGACAATTTCCCCGTCGAGCAGCGGCGCAAGTATCCGCGCCTGTGGGCGTTTGCGAAAGAGTTCGCGGAGACGTTCGAGCCGGGCAAGTCCGCCGACGGGTTGTACATCTTTGGCCCGCCGGGCGTCGGGAAGACGCACCTCATGCTGGCGGTGTTCAACCGGCTGCAGGAGCGGGGCGTGCCGTGCTTGGTGGTGCGTTCCGACTCCATCTTCGATCGCATGCGCCACATCATCGCCGACAACGGCGATCTGGAACCTCTGCTCGAGGCGTACGCGACCGTTCCGGTGCTCGGGATCGACGAGTTCGCCCAAGAACGAGCCAACGAGTTTACGCTGGAGAAATTGTTCCGCGTCATCAATCACCGCTTTCACAGCAAACTGCCGACCTGGTTCACGAGCAACTACGCACCGCCGAACATCTACCGGCGGGGCGGTCAGGACCTGCATGACAGTGTCAGCCCGCTGCGCAGCCGCATTCTTCAGATGACGAAGATGGCGAGGATGGATGGAGAGGACGCGCGTCAACGCGGCCTCGAATCCCTCACTTGA
- a CDS encoding PulJ/GspJ family protein has protein sequence MGIWKPGSRYRRGLAPWAVDARTRGFTLLEAVVALTLSAALATVLARTWIALGLGARAMTATAEEEAVWWNARRVLAADLHTAVQASADTGGLRLVTADGRVYRYTVNSQGQLVRTAVGGGTAVIAVGVASASFTVSSGVDVRLSFRSGVERTWYAATLAGIGL, from the coding sequence GTGGGGATATGGAAGCCCGGATCGAGGTACCGGCGGGGGCTCGCACCCTGGGCAGTTGACGCGCGGACCCGGGGATTCACCTTGCTCGAGGCGGTGGTGGCGCTGACGTTGTCGGCCGCCCTCGCCACTGTGCTGGCCCGGACGTGGATCGCCCTGGGTCTGGGGGCCAGGGCGATGACGGCGACGGCAGAAGAGGAGGCGGTGTGGTGGAACGCGAGGAGGGTGTTGGCAGCCGACCTGCACACCGCAGTTCAGGCCTCAGCGGACACCGGGGGACTGCGCTTGGTCACGGCGGACGGCCGCGTATACCGGTACACGGTGAACAGTCAGGGACAGTTGGTGCGCACCGCAGTGGGAGGGGGGACGGCGGTGATTGCCGTCGGTGTAGCGTCCGCTTCGTTCACCGTGTCCTCCGGGGTGGACGTTCGGCTGTCGTTCCGCAGCGGGGTGGAGCGGACTTGGTATGCTGCGACGTTGGCGGGGATCGGGCTATGA
- the obgE gene encoding GTPase ObgE has product MFVDQAKVYVKGGDGGNGIVAYRREKYVPFGGPAGGDGGRGGDVVLVVDEGLRTLLDFRYQRHFKADRGENGKTKNQHGKSAEDLIVKVPPGTVVRDADTGEFLGDLVRHGQRLVVARGGRGGRGNARFATEVNKAPDMAEKGEPGEERNLLLELKVLADAGLVGFPSVGKSTLLSAVSAARPKIAAYHFTTLSPELGVVDVGDGRSFVLADLPGLIEGAHAGHGLGHEFLRHVERTRVIVHVIDMAAVEGRDPVADFRTIQDELRQYDPRLVERPLLVAANKMDLPEAAQHLERFRQAYPDLRVFPVSGATGEGVQELVYAIADLLDATPVPAPLDEGADTPPQTEEKVYRYEPEEPFQVRRDGPVFVVVSRELEKLVKMTNFSQHDAVVRFQRILQRKGVDDELRRCGAKEGDVIRIGDMEFEFVD; this is encoded by the coding sequence ATGTTCGTCGATCAAGCGAAGGTGTACGTCAAGGGCGGCGACGGTGGCAACGGCATTGTCGCGTACCGCCGCGAGAAATATGTGCCGTTCGGCGGCCCCGCCGGCGGTGACGGTGGCCGCGGCGGAGACGTGGTGCTGGTCGTCGACGAAGGGCTGCGGACGTTGTTGGACTTCCGCTACCAGAGGCACTTCAAGGCGGATCGTGGCGAGAACGGAAAGACCAAGAACCAGCACGGCAAGAGCGCGGAGGACCTCATCGTGAAGGTGCCCCCGGGGACCGTGGTGCGCGACGCCGATACGGGGGAGTTCCTGGGTGACCTGGTGCGCCACGGGCAACGCTTGGTGGTGGCTCGGGGTGGCCGCGGCGGGCGCGGCAATGCCCGCTTCGCCACCGAGGTCAACAAGGCCCCTGACATGGCCGAAAAAGGGGAGCCGGGCGAGGAGCGCAATCTCCTGCTCGAGCTAAAGGTGCTGGCAGACGCGGGATTGGTCGGGTTCCCGAGCGTCGGCAAGTCGACCTTACTGTCCGCCGTGTCGGCGGCGCGCCCGAAGATCGCAGCCTACCACTTCACCACCCTGAGCCCCGAGCTGGGCGTGGTCGACGTCGGGGACGGGCGGAGTTTCGTGCTGGCCGACCTGCCGGGGCTGATCGAAGGGGCGCACGCGGGGCACGGGCTCGGACACGAGTTCCTGCGCCACGTGGAGCGCACGCGGGTGATCGTCCACGTGATCGACATGGCAGCGGTGGAAGGCCGCGATCCGGTGGCAGACTTCCGGACCATCCAGGATGAGCTGAGGCAGTACGATCCACGCCTGGTCGAGCGGCCCCTCCTGGTGGCGGCCAACAAGATGGATCTGCCGGAGGCCGCGCAGCACCTGGAGCGGTTTCGCCAGGCGTATCCCGACCTCAGGGTGTTCCCGGTCTCGGGGGCGACGGGGGAGGGCGTGCAGGAGTTGGTCTATGCGATCGCCGATCTGCTCGACGCGACCCCGGTGCCGGCCCCCCTGGACGAGGGCGCGGACACCCCGCCGCAGACGGAGGAAAAGGTGTACCGGTACGAGCCGGAGGAACCGTTTCAGGTCCGCCGCGACGGCCCGGTGTTCGTCGTGGTGAGCCGTGAGCTCGAAAAGCTGGTGAAGATGACCAACTTCTCGCAGCACGACGCGGTGGTCCGGTTCCAGCGCATCCTCCAGCGCAAGGGCGTCGACGACGAACTGCGGCGGTGCGGCGCCAAGGAAGGCGACGTGATTCGGATTGGAGACATGGAGTTTGAGTTTGTCGACTGA
- a CDS encoding ribosomal-processing cysteine protease Prp: protein MIRLDVYEQAGRIRRFTVRGHAGAGPAGRDIVCAAVSALVLNAINSCEVLLSCPLSVDDDGETLLCEVPVGTHDPQGVQLLLQSMVFGVRQTAEAHPQHVAVRTHSV, encoded by the coding sequence TTGATTCGGCTCGATGTGTACGAACAGGCCGGACGCATCCGCCGTTTCACGGTCCGCGGCCACGCCGGGGCGGGCCCGGCGGGACGGGACATTGTGTGCGCGGCTGTGAGCGCGTTGGTCCTCAATGCGATCAACAGTTGTGAGGTCCTGCTCAGTTGTCCGCTCTCGGTGGACGACGACGGCGAGACCCTTTTGTGCGAGGTGCCGGTCGGCACCCATGACCCGCAGGGCGTCCAACTGCTGCTCCAAAGCATGGTGTTCGGGGTGAGGCAGACCGCCGAGGCACACCCGCAGCACGTGGCCGTTCGTACCCATTCGGTTTGA